The following proteins come from a genomic window of Meleagris gallopavo isolate NT-WF06-2002-E0010 breed Aviagen turkey brand Nicholas breeding stock chromosome Z, Turkey_5.1, whole genome shotgun sequence:
- the LOC109363770 gene encoding uncharacterized protein LOC109363770 gives MVDDSFLLVPITLFFLYGLLFMVARFFLLTTIRHLKEMVAARSSSTRDRPWILGGGVEGPGGAGEAGQPALLQLPQCPERAAEGASAPQSGADRQMGRPRCSCPSCSRCSKADQELQQLVLSALPEHAAAPGPGFWEVAWRDLAELVERGSLSRCSSHSSWTSTGRNKDSLNVHQGASTEQVPVCAPGHVQTGMAHTNSGTQQSWLRSFLLRGVGFFWRETKLAQTKNQGGKASSRAVGDSTKYCFSSWPPPAEDCILRENILLPDGRLPQRPDNLVPPPEWAVNPPALRSSYTEAAGVATRRSAPICRDVGTSDREENCQCSYGAQHSTDMGSAKERGRAYELHAGTCSCTVPPQLGTVAHENIMQTGAAIRWWEQNKQQPVGLCTCPPEVLQKHGTIRPPAAAPSCLAPQGECRSAASECLSTAIGGWRSTEQPFCTCMHSSGKERLHQANQGQSWWDNSKARKRSALSESSPMFWGGCITAESERNAEKAGRHCMRKLHWYVH, from the exons ATGGTTGATGACAGCTTTCTCCTTGTCCCTATCACCCTTTTCTTCCTGTATGGCCTCCTGTTCATGGTGGCAAGGTTCTTCCTGCTCACCACCATCCGGCACCTAAAG GAGATGGTGGCGGcgaggagcagcagcaccagagaCAG GCCCTGGATTCTGGGAGGCGGCGTCGAGGGACCTGGCGGAGCTGGTGAAGCGGggcagcctgccctgctgcagctcccccaGTGCCCCGAGCGTGCAGCAGAAGGAGCCTCAGCACCGCAGTCAG GTGCTGACAGACAGATGGGTCGGCCACGGTGCtcctgccccagctgcagccgtTGCAGCAAAGCTgaccaggagctgcagcagctggtgctgtCAGCACTGCCTGAGCACGCAGCAGCTCCGGGCCCTGGATTCTGGGAAGTGGCTTGGAGGGACCTGGCAGAGCTGGTGGAGCGGGGCAGTTTGTCCCGTTGCAGCTCCCACAGTTCCTGGACCTCTACCGGCAGAAACAAGGACTCCCTTAATGTGCACCAAGGAGCCTCGACAGAGCAGGTCCCTGTCTGTGCCCCTGGACATGTGCAGACTGGCATGGCCCACACAAATTCCGGAACACAGCAGAGCTGGTTGCGCTCTTTTCTGCTGCGTGGTGTGGGCTTCTTCTGGCGGGAAACAAAACTTGCCCAGACGAAGAATCAAGGTGGCAAGGCATCCAGCAGAGCAGTAGGGGATTCCACCAAGTACTGCTTTTCCAGCTGGCCACCACCAGCAGAGGACTGCATTTTACGTGAGAATATCCTCCTCCCAGATGGACGGCTGCCTCAGAGACCGGATAATCTGGTGCCCCCTCCAGAGTGGGCAGTGAATCCACCAGCACTGCGTAGCAGCTACACAGAGGCTGCAGGAGTGGCAACAAGAAGATCAGCTCCAATCTGCAGAGATGTTGGGACTTCTGACAGAGAAGAGAACTGCCAGTGTTCCTAtggtgcacagcacagcactgataTGGGCAGTGccaaggaaaggggaagagctTATGAGCTTCATGCTGGGACCTGCTCCTGCACAGTGCCACCACAGCTGGGGACAGTTGCACATGAGAACATCATGCAAACAGGTGCGGCTATACGTTGGTGGGAGCAGAATAAACAGCAGCCTGTTGGATTGTGTACGTGTCCACCAGAAGTTCTCCAAAAGCATGGGACAATAagaccaccagcagcagcaccttcaTGCCTGGCTCCGCAAGGTGAGTGCAGAAGTGCAGCCAGCGAGTGTCTGAGCACTGCCATTGGGGGCTggagaagcacagagcagcccttctGCACCTGCATGCATTCATCTGGGAAAGAGAGACTTCATCAAGCAAACCAGGGGCAAAGTTGGTGGGACAACAGCAAGGCCCGGAAGCGTTCTGCATTGTCTGAGTCCTCCCCAATGTTCTGGGGGGGCTGTATAACTGCAgaatcagaaagaaatgcagagaaggCAGGCCGGCACTGCATGAGAAAGTTGCACTGGTACGTGCACTAG